One stretch of Theropithecus gelada isolate Dixy chromosome 12, Tgel_1.0, whole genome shotgun sequence DNA includes these proteins:
- the PER2 gene encoding period circadian protein homolog 2 isoform X1, giving the protein MRACTFRVCCMGACKLLPVLFIPEPNMNGYAEFPPSPSNPTKEPMEPQPSQVPLQEDVDMSSGSSGHETNENCSTGRDSQGSDCDDSGKELGMLVEPPDAHQSPDAFSLMITKSEHNPSTSGCSSDQSSKVDTHKELIKTLKELKVHLPADKKAKGKASTLATLKYALRSVKQVKANEEYYQLLMSSEGHPCGSDVPSYTVEEMESVTSEHIVKNADMFAVAVSLVSGKILYISDQVASIFHYKRDAFSDAKFVEFLAPHDVGVFHSFTSPYKLPLWSVCSGADSFTQECMEEKSFFCRVSVGKSHENEIRYHPFRMTPYLVKVREQQGAESQLCCLLLAERVHSGYEAPRIPPEKRIFTTTHTPNCLFQDVDERAVPLLGYLPQDLIETPVLVQLHPSDRPLMLAIHKKILQSGGQPFDYSPIRFRTRNGEYITLDTSWSSFINPWSRKISFIIGRHKVRVGPLNEDVFAAHPCTEEKALHPSVQELTEQIHRLLLQPVPHSGSSGYGSLGSNGSHEHLMSQTSSSDSNGHEDSRRRRAEIYKNGNKTKNRSLYSLESGEQKKNSVTEMQTNPPAEMKAVPAVEKDSLGASFPEELACKDQPTCSYQQISCLDSVIRYLESCNEAATLKRKCEFPANVPTLRSSDKRKATVSPGPHAGEAEPPSRVNSHTGVSTHLTSLALPGKAESVASLTSQCSYSSTIVHVGDKKPQPELEMVEDAVSGPESLDCLVGPALACGLSQEKEPFKKLGLTKEVLAAHTQKEEQSFLQKFKEIRKLSIFQSHCHYYLQERSKGQPSERTAPGLRNTSGIDSPWRKPGKNRKLKSKRVKPRDSSESTGSGGPLPARPPLVGLNTTAWSPSDTSQSSCPAVPFPAPVPAYSLPVFPAPGTVAATPAPPHASFAVPAVPVDLQHQFAVQPPPFPAPLAPVMAFMLPGYSFPSGTPNLPQAFFPSQPQFLSHPTVTSEMASASQPEFPSRTSIPRQPCACPGTRATPPSAMGRASPPLFQSRSSSPLQLNLLQLEEAPEGGTGAMGTTGATETAVVGADCKPGTSRDQQPKAPLTRDEPSDTQNSDVLSTSSGLLNLLLNEDLCSASGSAASESLGSGSLGCDTSPSRAGSSDTSHTSKYFGSIDSSENNHKAKMNTGMEESEHFIKCVLQDPIWLLMADADSSVMMTYQLPSRNLEAVLKEDREKLKLLQKLQPRFTESQKQELREVHQWMQTGGLPAAIDVAECIYCENKEKGNICIPYEEDIPSLGLSEVSDTKEDENGSPLNHRIEEQT; this is encoded by the exons CTTCATTCCAGAGCCCAACATGAATGGATACGCGGAATTTCCCCCCAGCCCCAGTAACCCCACCAAGGAGCCCATGGAGCCCCAGCCCAGCCAGGTCCCACTTCAGGAAGATGTGGACATGAGCAGTGGCTCAAGTGGACATGAGACCAATGAAAACTGCTCCACGGGGCGGGACTCGCAGGGCAGTGACTGTGACGACAGCGGGAAGGAGCTGGGGATGCTGGTGGAGCCACCGGACGCCCACCAGAG TCCAGATGCCTTTAGCCTGATGATTACAAAATCTGAACACAACCCATCTACAAGTGGCTGCAG TAGCGACCAGTCTTCGAAAGTGGACACACACAAAGAACTGATAAAAACACTAAAGGAGCTGAAGGTTCACCTCCCTGCAGACAAGAAGGCCAAGGGCAAGGCTAGCACGCTGGCCACCCTGAAGTACGCCCTCAGGAGTGTGAAGCAGGTGAAAG CCAATGAAGAGTATTACCAGCTGCTGATGTCCAGCGAGGGTCACCCCTGTGGATCAGACGTGCCCTCCTACACTGTGGAGGAGATGGAGAGCGTTACCTCTGAGCACATTGTGAAGAATGCT GATATGTTTGCTGTGGCCGTGTCCCTGGTGTCTGGGAAGATCTTGTACATCTCTGACCAGGTTGCATCCATATTTCACTATAAAAGAGATGCCTTCAGCGACGCCAAGTTTGTGGAGTTCCTGGCGCCTCACGATGTGGGCGTGTTCCACAGCTTCACCTCCCCGTACAAGCTTCCCTTGTGGAGCGTGTGCAGCGGAGCAG ATTCTTTTACTCAAGAATGCATGGAGGAGAAATCTTTCTTTTGCCGTGTCAG TGTCGGGAAAAGCCACGAGAATGAAATCCGCTACCACCCCTTCCGCATGACGCCCTACCTGGTCAAGGTGCGGGAGCAACAAGGTGCTGAGAGTCAGCTTTGCTGCCTTCTGCTGGCGGAGAGAGTGCACTCTGGTTATGAAG CCCCTAGAATACCTCCTGAAAAGAGAATTTTTACAACCACCCATACACCAAATTGTTTGTTCCAGGATGTGGATGAAAG GGCGGTCCCTCTTCTGGGCTACCTACCTCAGGACCTGATTGAGACCCCAGTGCTCGTGCAGCTCCACCCTAGTGACAGGCCCTTGATGCTGGCCATCCACAAAAAGA TCCTGCAGTCGGGCGGGCAGCCTTTCGACTACTCTCCCATTCGGTTTCGCACCCGGAACGGGGAGTACATCACGCTGGATACCAGCTGGTCCAGCTTCATCAACCCATGGAGCAGGAAAATCTCCTTCATCATTGGGAGGCACAAAGTCAGGGT GGGCCCTTTGAATGAGGACGTGTTTGCAGCCCACCCTTGCACAGAGGAGAAGGCCCTGCACCCCAGCGTTCAGGAGCTCACGGAGCAGATCCACCGGCTCCTGCTGCAG CCCGTCCCCCACAGCGGCTCCAGCGGCTACGGGAGTCTGGGCAGCAACGGGTCCCACGAGCACCTCATGAGCCAGACCTCCTCCAGCGACAGCAACGGCCACGAGGACTCACGCCGGAGGAGAGCC gaaatttataaaaatggtaACAAGACGAAAAATAGAAGTCTTTATTCTCTTGAAtctggagaacaaaagaaaaattccgttacag aaatgcaaactaatcccCCAGCTGAGATGAAAGCTGTCCCTGCCGTGGAAAAGGACAGCCTGGGGGCCAGCTTCCCCGAGGAGTTGGCCTGCAAGGACCAGCCCACCTGCTCCTACCAGCAGATCAGCTGCTTGGACAGCGTCATCAG GTACTTGGAGAGCTGCAATGAGGCTGCCACCCTGAAGAGGAAATGCGAGTTCCCAGCAAACGTCCCAACGCTAAGGTCCAGTGATAAGCGGAAGGCCACAGTCAGCCCAGGGCCACATGCCGGAG AGGCAGAGCCGCCCTCCAGGGTGAACAGCCACACGGGAGTCAGCACGCACCTGACCTCGCTGGCACTGCCGGGCAAGGCAGAGAGTGTGGCATCACTCACCAGCCAGTGCAGCTACAGCAGCACCATCGTCCATGTGGGAGACAAGAAGCCGCAGCCGGAATTAG AGATGGTGGAAGATGCTGTGAGTGGGCCAGAATCCCTGGACTGCCTGGTGGGCCCTGCCCTGGCCTGTGGTCTCAGCCAAGAGAAGGAGCCCTTCAAGAAGCTGGGCCTCACCAAGGAGGTGCTCGctgcacacacacagaaggagGAGCAGAGCTTCCTGCAGAagttcaaagaaataagaaaactcaGTATTTTCCAGTCCCACTGCCATTACTACTTACAAGAAAGATCCAAGGGGCAGCCAAGTGAACGAA cTGCCCCTGGACTAAGAAATACTTCCGGAATAGATTCACCTTGgagaaaaccaggaaagaacagaaaactgaagtCCAAGCGGGTCAAACCTCGAGACTCATCTGAGAGCACCGGATCTGGGGGGCCCTTGCCCGCCCGGCCCCCACTCGTGGGCTTGAACACCACAGCCTGGTCACCCTCGGACACGTCCCAGTCCAGCTGCCCGGCCGTGCCCTTTCCTGCCCCAGTGCCAGCTTATTCCCTGCCGGTGTTTCCAGCGCCAGGGACTGTGGCGGCAACCCCCGCACCTCCCCATGCCAGTTTCGCAGTGCCTGCGGTGCCCGTGGACCTCCAGCACCAGTTTGCAGTCCAGCCCCCACCTTTCCCTGCCCCTTTGGCCCCTGTCATGGCATTCATGCTACCTGGTTATTCCTTCCCCTCGGGGACCCCAAACCTGCCCCAGGCCTTCTTCCCCAGTCAGCCTCAATTTCTGAGCCACCCCACAGTCACATCCGAGATGGCCTCTGCCTCACAGCCCGAGTTCCCCAGCCGGACCTCGATCCCCAGACAGCCATGCGCTTGTCCAGGCACCCGGGCCACCCCACCATCGGCCATGGGTAGAGCCTCCCCGCCACTATTCCAGTCCCGCAGCAGCTCTCCCCTGCAGCTCAACCTGCTGCAGCTGGAGGAAGCCCCTGAGGGTGGCACTGGGGCCATGGGGACCACAGGGGCCACAGAGACAGCAGTTGTGGGGGCGGACTGCAAACCTGGCACTTCTCGGGACCAGCAACCGAAGGCACCTCTGACC CGTGACGAACCCTCAGACACACAGAATAGTGACGTCCTTTCCACGTCAAGCGGCCTCCTAAACCTCTTGCTGAATGAGGACCTCTGCTCAGCCTCGGGCTCTGCTGCTTCGGAGTCACTGGGCTCTGGCTCACTGGGCTGCGACACCTCCCCGAGTCGGGCAG gcagTAGTGACACAAGTCATACCAGCAAATATTTTGGAAGCATTGACTCCTCAGAGAATAAtcacaaagcaaaaatgaacactGGTATGGAAGAAAGTGAGCATTTCATTAAGTGCGTCCTGCAGGATCCCATCTGGCTGCTGATGGCAGATGCGGACAGCAGCGTCATGATGACGTACCAGCTGCCTTCCCG AAATTTAGAAGCAGTTTTGAAGGAGGACAGAGAGAAGCTGAAGCTCCTGCAGAAACTCCAGCCCAGGTTCACGGAGAGTCAGAAGCAGGAGCTGCGCGAGGTCCACCAGTGGATGCAGACGGGTGGCCTGCCCGCAGCCATCGACGTGGCA
- the PER2 gene encoding period circadian protein homolog 2 isoform X2 translates to MNGYAEFPPSPSNPTKEPMEPQPSQVPLQEDVDMSSGSSGHETNENCSTGRDSQGSDCDDSGKELGMLVEPPDAHQSPDAFSLMITKSEHNPSTSGCSSDQSSKVDTHKELIKTLKELKVHLPADKKAKGKASTLATLKYALRSVKQVKANEEYYQLLMSSEGHPCGSDVPSYTVEEMESVTSEHIVKNADMFAVAVSLVSGKILYISDQVASIFHYKRDAFSDAKFVEFLAPHDVGVFHSFTSPYKLPLWSVCSGADSFTQECMEEKSFFCRVSVGKSHENEIRYHPFRMTPYLVKVREQQGAESQLCCLLLAERVHSGYEAPRIPPEKRIFTTTHTPNCLFQDVDERAVPLLGYLPQDLIETPVLVQLHPSDRPLMLAIHKKILQSGGQPFDYSPIRFRTRNGEYITLDTSWSSFINPWSRKISFIIGRHKVRVGPLNEDVFAAHPCTEEKALHPSVQELTEQIHRLLLQPVPHSGSSGYGSLGSNGSHEHLMSQTSSSDSNGHEDSRRRRAEIYKNGNKTKNRSLYSLESGEQKKNSVTEMQTNPPAEMKAVPAVEKDSLGASFPEELACKDQPTCSYQQISCLDSVIRYLESCNEAATLKRKCEFPANVPTLRSSDKRKATVSPGPHAGEAEPPSRVNSHTGVSTHLTSLALPGKAESVASLTSQCSYSSTIVHVGDKKPQPELEMVEDAVSGPESLDCLVGPALACGLSQEKEPFKKLGLTKEVLAAHTQKEEQSFLQKFKEIRKLSIFQSHCHYYLQERSKGQPSERTAPGLRNTSGIDSPWRKPGKNRKLKSKRVKPRDSSESTGSGGPLPARPPLVGLNTTAWSPSDTSQSSCPAVPFPAPVPAYSLPVFPAPGTVAATPAPPHASFAVPAVPVDLQHQFAVQPPPFPAPLAPVMAFMLPGYSFPSGTPNLPQAFFPSQPQFLSHPTVTSEMASASQPEFPSRTSIPRQPCACPGTRATPPSAMGRASPPLFQSRSSSPLQLNLLQLEEAPEGGTGAMGTTGATETAVVGADCKPGTSRDQQPKAPLTRDEPSDTQNSDVLSTSSGLLNLLLNEDLCSASGSAASESLGSGSLGCDTSPSRAGSSDTSHTSKYFGSIDSSENNHKAKMNTGMEESEHFIKCVLQDPIWLLMADADSSVMMTYQLPSRNLEAVLKEDREKLKLLQKLQPRFTESQKQELREVHQWMQTGGLPAAIDVAECIYCENKEKGNICIPYEEDIPSLGLSEVSDTKEDENGSPLNHRIEEQT, encoded by the exons ATGAATGGATACGCGGAATTTCCCCCCAGCCCCAGTAACCCCACCAAGGAGCCCATGGAGCCCCAGCCCAGCCAGGTCCCACTTCAGGAAGATGTGGACATGAGCAGTGGCTCAAGTGGACATGAGACCAATGAAAACTGCTCCACGGGGCGGGACTCGCAGGGCAGTGACTGTGACGACAGCGGGAAGGAGCTGGGGATGCTGGTGGAGCCACCGGACGCCCACCAGAG TCCAGATGCCTTTAGCCTGATGATTACAAAATCTGAACACAACCCATCTACAAGTGGCTGCAG TAGCGACCAGTCTTCGAAAGTGGACACACACAAAGAACTGATAAAAACACTAAAGGAGCTGAAGGTTCACCTCCCTGCAGACAAGAAGGCCAAGGGCAAGGCTAGCACGCTGGCCACCCTGAAGTACGCCCTCAGGAGTGTGAAGCAGGTGAAAG CCAATGAAGAGTATTACCAGCTGCTGATGTCCAGCGAGGGTCACCCCTGTGGATCAGACGTGCCCTCCTACACTGTGGAGGAGATGGAGAGCGTTACCTCTGAGCACATTGTGAAGAATGCT GATATGTTTGCTGTGGCCGTGTCCCTGGTGTCTGGGAAGATCTTGTACATCTCTGACCAGGTTGCATCCATATTTCACTATAAAAGAGATGCCTTCAGCGACGCCAAGTTTGTGGAGTTCCTGGCGCCTCACGATGTGGGCGTGTTCCACAGCTTCACCTCCCCGTACAAGCTTCCCTTGTGGAGCGTGTGCAGCGGAGCAG ATTCTTTTACTCAAGAATGCATGGAGGAGAAATCTTTCTTTTGCCGTGTCAG TGTCGGGAAAAGCCACGAGAATGAAATCCGCTACCACCCCTTCCGCATGACGCCCTACCTGGTCAAGGTGCGGGAGCAACAAGGTGCTGAGAGTCAGCTTTGCTGCCTTCTGCTGGCGGAGAGAGTGCACTCTGGTTATGAAG CCCCTAGAATACCTCCTGAAAAGAGAATTTTTACAACCACCCATACACCAAATTGTTTGTTCCAGGATGTGGATGAAAG GGCGGTCCCTCTTCTGGGCTACCTACCTCAGGACCTGATTGAGACCCCAGTGCTCGTGCAGCTCCACCCTAGTGACAGGCCCTTGATGCTGGCCATCCACAAAAAGA TCCTGCAGTCGGGCGGGCAGCCTTTCGACTACTCTCCCATTCGGTTTCGCACCCGGAACGGGGAGTACATCACGCTGGATACCAGCTGGTCCAGCTTCATCAACCCATGGAGCAGGAAAATCTCCTTCATCATTGGGAGGCACAAAGTCAGGGT GGGCCCTTTGAATGAGGACGTGTTTGCAGCCCACCCTTGCACAGAGGAGAAGGCCCTGCACCCCAGCGTTCAGGAGCTCACGGAGCAGATCCACCGGCTCCTGCTGCAG CCCGTCCCCCACAGCGGCTCCAGCGGCTACGGGAGTCTGGGCAGCAACGGGTCCCACGAGCACCTCATGAGCCAGACCTCCTCCAGCGACAGCAACGGCCACGAGGACTCACGCCGGAGGAGAGCC gaaatttataaaaatggtaACAAGACGAAAAATAGAAGTCTTTATTCTCTTGAAtctggagaacaaaagaaaaattccgttacag aaatgcaaactaatcccCCAGCTGAGATGAAAGCTGTCCCTGCCGTGGAAAAGGACAGCCTGGGGGCCAGCTTCCCCGAGGAGTTGGCCTGCAAGGACCAGCCCACCTGCTCCTACCAGCAGATCAGCTGCTTGGACAGCGTCATCAG GTACTTGGAGAGCTGCAATGAGGCTGCCACCCTGAAGAGGAAATGCGAGTTCCCAGCAAACGTCCCAACGCTAAGGTCCAGTGATAAGCGGAAGGCCACAGTCAGCCCAGGGCCACATGCCGGAG AGGCAGAGCCGCCCTCCAGGGTGAACAGCCACACGGGAGTCAGCACGCACCTGACCTCGCTGGCACTGCCGGGCAAGGCAGAGAGTGTGGCATCACTCACCAGCCAGTGCAGCTACAGCAGCACCATCGTCCATGTGGGAGACAAGAAGCCGCAGCCGGAATTAG AGATGGTGGAAGATGCTGTGAGTGGGCCAGAATCCCTGGACTGCCTGGTGGGCCCTGCCCTGGCCTGTGGTCTCAGCCAAGAGAAGGAGCCCTTCAAGAAGCTGGGCCTCACCAAGGAGGTGCTCGctgcacacacacagaaggagGAGCAGAGCTTCCTGCAGAagttcaaagaaataagaaaactcaGTATTTTCCAGTCCCACTGCCATTACTACTTACAAGAAAGATCCAAGGGGCAGCCAAGTGAACGAA cTGCCCCTGGACTAAGAAATACTTCCGGAATAGATTCACCTTGgagaaaaccaggaaagaacagaaaactgaagtCCAAGCGGGTCAAACCTCGAGACTCATCTGAGAGCACCGGATCTGGGGGGCCCTTGCCCGCCCGGCCCCCACTCGTGGGCTTGAACACCACAGCCTGGTCACCCTCGGACACGTCCCAGTCCAGCTGCCCGGCCGTGCCCTTTCCTGCCCCAGTGCCAGCTTATTCCCTGCCGGTGTTTCCAGCGCCAGGGACTGTGGCGGCAACCCCCGCACCTCCCCATGCCAGTTTCGCAGTGCCTGCGGTGCCCGTGGACCTCCAGCACCAGTTTGCAGTCCAGCCCCCACCTTTCCCTGCCCCTTTGGCCCCTGTCATGGCATTCATGCTACCTGGTTATTCCTTCCCCTCGGGGACCCCAAACCTGCCCCAGGCCTTCTTCCCCAGTCAGCCTCAATTTCTGAGCCACCCCACAGTCACATCCGAGATGGCCTCTGCCTCACAGCCCGAGTTCCCCAGCCGGACCTCGATCCCCAGACAGCCATGCGCTTGTCCAGGCACCCGGGCCACCCCACCATCGGCCATGGGTAGAGCCTCCCCGCCACTATTCCAGTCCCGCAGCAGCTCTCCCCTGCAGCTCAACCTGCTGCAGCTGGAGGAAGCCCCTGAGGGTGGCACTGGGGCCATGGGGACCACAGGGGCCACAGAGACAGCAGTTGTGGGGGCGGACTGCAAACCTGGCACTTCTCGGGACCAGCAACCGAAGGCACCTCTGACC CGTGACGAACCCTCAGACACACAGAATAGTGACGTCCTTTCCACGTCAAGCGGCCTCCTAAACCTCTTGCTGAATGAGGACCTCTGCTCAGCCTCGGGCTCTGCTGCTTCGGAGTCACTGGGCTCTGGCTCACTGGGCTGCGACACCTCCCCGAGTCGGGCAG gcagTAGTGACACAAGTCATACCAGCAAATATTTTGGAAGCATTGACTCCTCAGAGAATAAtcacaaagcaaaaatgaacactGGTATGGAAGAAAGTGAGCATTTCATTAAGTGCGTCCTGCAGGATCCCATCTGGCTGCTGATGGCAGATGCGGACAGCAGCGTCATGATGACGTACCAGCTGCCTTCCCG AAATTTAGAAGCAGTTTTGAAGGAGGACAGAGAGAAGCTGAAGCTCCTGCAGAAACTCCAGCCCAGGTTCACGGAGAGTCAGAAGCAGGAGCTGCGCGAGGTCCACCAGTGGATGCAGACGGGTGGCCTGCCCGCAGCCATCGACGTGGCA